actaaattgatacaattgaaagatttagaattgaattggtaccattgcaataggttcatgacttttttgtttttgtacttttccccccGATAACTCTCCATCAATGGCGCATCAACGAGGCAAAAGTAGCAAGATTACAAAAGGTATAGATATAAACGCATAGCCCAACTTGGTCAAACACAAAATTGATGAGTCGGTCACCAAGTCCAAATCCGATCCGACTTTCCCCTTTTTGATTTATATTGCCAACCTTAACTTGGATATgcatatgaccaaaaaaaaaaaaaaaaacttggataTGCATCCGCCCGAAATAGCAGCCAATGGAGTATTGGCTAAGGACGGCCAAGATTACCTTGCTCCAAAACCTTAATATTAGGAAAACAAAATCTTAAATAAATTAATGCAAATCAATCTTAGGAACAATTTAATTCTCGTAACCAAAATTTATTCTTACATATGGAAGGCACAGCGTACATACAATAGCAAGTTTCTAAACCCAGATCTCTGAAACCGGTTTAATTCATCGGGCGATGTTCTGCGAGAAGTAACAATGAGAACGTCGCCTCCATGTCGTTCATCCGATCTTTCAGTTTCCGGCGAAGGTCTTCTAACGAGCTCCTTAGCTCCCCGAGTTCAGGCAATCCGAGTTGATCGACAGCAGGTTGGCCCTTGGCAGCTTGTTTCACTTTCACCATCTTCTCCAGCATCTCTCCTCGCTTCTCCTCGGTGTTCAACCGCTTGAGTAAATCGAGGAGTCGCTGGTTCAGGCTATCGTCGGTCGTGCTCTCGTCGCAAGATTCGGCATCTTTGCTCCTGCGCTCGTCCGGAGTTTTTTCCCGATTTTGAAACCGATGGACGATGGATTCGACGTTTGGGTGCCCGAACGAAAAGGGTTTGCCTCCGGGGGAAAACACCACAATCGCGATCTGGACAGCACACAGGATCGCGAGCTCGCTCGCCTTCTTGAAAAGCCCGGTTCTTCGCTTCGAGAAAGTCACTTGCCTCGTGCTACTGTCTTTCAccatctcgatctcgatcttcCGTCGACCCATGATTAAATTCCTTCGCCGCGAAGTTTCTAaaatctcttactttgatcaatTGCAGAGTACAATATGAAGAACTCTAGGATCCATTTTAACACCTATATATATAACCATGATCTCGAGACATTCGAGATTACTAATACTAATTTTGGAACCTTGTTACCATATATGAATTAGGGTTTACTGGCAAGGTGTTCCAtaacttgaaaattaatttattcttcCAGATTTTATATATTCAAATGTGGATGAAAATAGAAttgaaaataatgaaagaaaaatatagctTAAATTAGTAATAGAATGTAGCGACTGAGTTGAGGTAATACTAGAATTAAGCTGTAACTGCAATAGTTGGtgttatttttgtgaaattcaACATTTTGCTTAAATCTTGATTTGGAAAGACACGATGCATAAaagaatgcaaatgatgaattattAAGAGTTTGCTTTTAGTTTCATTCATTTCCAATTTTGCCCtactcttcttctcttcccttcccaCTTACCaaaagatgggaaaaaaaaaactattttggaAAGGGATTTATTACCATATTTGGAAATGTTTGTCATGTAGGTGAAAAATCAGGCAATTGAACAATAAACAACACtctgacaacaaaaaaaagaaaaaagtaaacaaCACAAAATGAGGGAAAAGTAAACACTGGATTATGTGGCTCGATCAATGTGATCTACACCATAAAAAAAGGATCATAGGTTTTGAAtgacactcgagtcactcaaacactttcGGTAATTATCAGCCTCAAGTACACTCAATAACtcatgcaattttcaactttcataatttctagCGAAACAATCTCccaatctcacaaaagaattcACATATCTTATCGGAAATTGACTGGCGACCAAACATTCTTGGATTTGCATCATAATGTAATTCACAAAAGCATGTACCACTTCTCAATGCACCACTTTTTGCAAAAAAGGACCGTTCATGGAGGCCCGGGCCCGGTCCCGGTCTGATTGAGCCGGCCCATGAAAGCATAAAATCCTGGCCCATTAATTCTCTCGTAGCCAGCCCATTAATTCCCTCATGGCCATTAATCTAAGCCTTCATTAGTGGAAACCCTCACCACTCATGCCTTGCCAAGTCGTCAAATATTTTACtctccaaaaatttaaaaaaaaaaccattggcCAACGAATGAgaattcaaagaaattttttttttagaattttccatCCAATAAGAATTAACCTTGCTCATGCCTCCCGCTAATGAGAACCATTTCTCTCCCCATTTAAAAGCCAAAAATGCCCTTTCTCTCTCGGCTAATCCTCAAGTGGGCACTAACTCTCTCGACATGCATTGAATTAGTATTTGTGTATCAGACTAGAAGGGAAGACAATACATGCGGTGCAAGTTTTTGTTTCATATTCCATACATATATGGTACATAATGTATATGAAAaacacataattaacaaatttgcAATCGTGGATACATATGTATCCTTGTCATAGTGAAGGTACTCCCCTTATTGGTTTCAAACTAATATTGATTCACACAAGATAAATCTTCTAATTGATATGTAGGACAAAGAAAGAGCTTTAATTTAACtagtttctttttatcaaaatgTTTGCTTTTCTTCCTTCAACCCTTTGAGCAAAATgcagcaaaaggaaagaaaattcatgGACCGACCCCATTGTCTCCACGCGGTAGGAACTACATGATTGCCCCAACGATGCCTTCGGCATCCAGGGGTCGCGGACCGACCATAAAATCCTGCTCAATGAGTGGAACGCATTAGCTATTCGCTCTTAGGTTGAGTAGTAAGGGTCGAAAAAGAGTAATTACTCATTCTTAAAACCAACATTCTTAACATCAAAGAGTCAGGCGGAAAAGGGGGGAAAGCTCTCTATTCCTAGTTCTCTTGTAGCTGGATCCTCTGGAACCACAAGAATCCACTCTCCATTCTTGTCCATCAAGAGGAAGAAACACTAGAGCTctctaaaaaaattctctcaAGAAGCTCTCGAAAAAAGCTCTACAAATCCTCTCTCGCTTTGAAACGTCCAAGTGCTTCCTTCATCTGGTCACGCCTCTAGTTCATCACCGATTACTTGTTTTCCACCGACCCTTATTCGGTTCTAGCTAGCTTGCCTTTGATTTCCAGCAAGTCCAACGACTTATTCAAGCTtgttcaaacattttttttttttttgcaaaggtAGGTTCAATCTTACTTAATTTTCGTCTCCAATGATTTCGGAGTTCTGTGATGTCTAAAAATCAGGTTTCGTTACTTTGATTCATCACGATTAATGCTCGGATAGGACAATCATTCTCTGAAGCTTGAGCCATGATATTTGTTGAATAATGATTGTCGATTGTGAACTAGGGTGTCTAGAAGAATGCTTGCACATTGATGAGTCTTATGTCCGGCCAAAGGATACTATGTTGATCGGGATAGTgcctgctctttttttttttttttttggtcgtagcctgttctttcatgaaaatgttttgtgATGAGTTTATGTTGATTTTTAAGAGGAATGAAGCCATGATTGAACCTAGAACTTGCTGAAATTTGATGGAAGCATGTTGATCATGGCTGTTCTATGTCAATTTGATGTTCATTTAGCCTTAATTTGTCATTGATTTGATCATATTGACATGTAGTGATATATGATGGATTGTCGTAATGAATCGATAGCGGTTTTCAATGAAATAAAAGGTCATTACAATATTTAGAATAAAAGGTTAGATTTGATGTCAATTTGAGCTTAATTGGATGAGTTGATGATACTAACATGGGTTAATATCgaattaatacacatgtgacaaattactccaaattaattttttgaccataaaaaatccaaaactggtacacctgtgacaaatttactctctattagtttttgttaaattttactgtcaaattgctgTGTCGGATAACATGTGGCAATTAAGGGTTGTACCAGTAGTGTACCTGTctagagttttttatggtacTCATCCAATTTAACATAAACTAACTAAGGGTAAACTTCACActgatgtaccaatttgatattttttatggtaaaaaaattagtttatggtagatttgtcacaagtatatcaagttggaatttttattgatttaaaaaattatttttgggtaaatttatcaccgaTATACCGGTGTGgggtttttggtagtcaaaaaatcaatttaatgtAGATTTGttataggtataccaatttggggtttttttttctgatttaaaaaattagtttggggtaaatttgtcataggtgtaccaatttgggattttttgtggtattaaccctactAACATTTATGTGCATGTGATACTAGCTTAGTTTGCACAAGGTTCGTCatagttcacccttaaattagagTTGTATCCAATAGAAGATTTCACTATTATTAGCACTTCCTACATTTTTATTATAACTCTCAacaacaagagaaagagattatatatagCTATAGCTATTCTTGGGTCCAaatccaaactaccaataaaatacgagctcaaattataaaaacacTTTGGAGTCCCAAGGGTGCTACCCCCTACAATCCCCGCCGAGCGGCTCCCCCGAGACTTTGTGGCTTTTTGTCAATGGAGAATATTAACCACACTCCAACATCCTCGTAAATTGATTGCCTCACTTGATCTTAATTGCTTGATAATGGTGGAGATTGTTGTTTGTGTCTTGAATCAAGCTGAATGAATCTAATTTGAAATCAAATGAATCAGTTGAGAGGTTTAAGACACTCAATGATTGATGAAATGGTTGAGTGAATTCTTGTGACTTGGAGCCTTGAGAGCATGCTATATTTATAAGGGAATATAACTCACTAAATgaccaaattaaagaaaatcttcaactaataaaaaatagaggacACGTGTGCTTTATGTTGTGGCTAACAATACAATCTAGAGATGGGTGAATAAGTTGCTTTAGAACTATTATAGATAAGTTCAACTTCAAATGTTGGGTCAAACATCCGCAAAGACATTATAGATATAAGCTCAACAGATGTTTGAAATATCATAAACCGATTGTGTGTGCAAGTGCATAAAGATTACGAGAAATCAAAGCATACAACAAgatatagtggtttggctttacCCCAAACCTATGTCCACTCTCATGACTAATAGCCACAACAAGGCTAGAATCCACTAGTAATATGCTCAACAAGTCACAATTGGCTAGCATTAAACCTTTCACTTGATAGATCACACTTTTAGGACTCAACCGCTACTTTTACTCTTACACACTTGATCTTTCGCATAATTACAACACGGAAAAATCACAACCGAGAAGATCTTTCGAGAGAACAcagaaacaacaaaagaaattaGGTCACAGTAAATATATGCATTTTTCCTTTGTGTTCTCTCTAATATTTTGGCCTAGAAAGTCCTCCATTATATAGCCAACTCCAATCTATCCGTTGGAGTAGCCGTAGTAGAGAAATTAGCCGTTAGAGACCCATTAGAACCATTGCAGCTACGTCTTCTGACACTATTATGAAATTGCCGATGGATGCCCGATCTTGTTCCCCGATAGATTTCCAAATCTTCCTCTACGGATCTTTTGCTCACCAACAGCTATAATATTCCCAGCGAAACATTTGCACTTGTTTGTTGTTCAAATAACACAAAAACCCAATATTGACATAAACATTGATACATCCGATCTTTGGATCCATTGGTActgtttattaaaaaatcatttggatGACTTATGATCAATTATCCAATGATCATCTTGGCTTCTTCAACATACCTAAGGACATCAGCATCCCCACTAACACCTCATCTTCGCTTATTTGATTGAGTTAGCTTCCAAAGATCTCCAAGGATATCAACATTCTACCTGATTCCTCATCTTCACTAAACTCGCAAGGATCGTCAATATTGTCATAGTGTTTCGCTCGATCTTTATAAGGCAGGTGCTTTCTGCTAAACATCTACTGCTTTGATATAAATCCGCTACACACGATCTTTCTTTTGATCCTTCCAAGCATATTGGCAATTGTGATTCTACTAAGCTGTTCACCTTCACAAAGGTCTATCCATTGTTCGCTCAATCTTTGTACCTCAAAGCCATCATGAATAATCCCACTCTTCTCGACTTGTTCACCTCGATCAAGATCCTTCCAAAAGTTCACATTATTTGTAGATCCTTCTAACTCGTATACATCTTCAACGCCTAATATCTTGTTCATCTTTAAGATTTGGTGCCCTTTATACAACATATGTATTTCAGCTTGTGCATATGACACCTGGTACAACTCAACCAATATACATATTAGTagtctttgattgtttttattATCGTCAAAACAAGATAGGGAATTTTCCAACAATCACCAGATTGGTGATATTCCCAACACTTGATAGGTTGATATATGACATAATCAATAAAATCGAGTTAAGGGGTCTTACTGACATGTTTTAGATATTCTAAGTTAACGGACCTTTAATGATAAAATCTTAAATAGTGGTCAGCTAGAGAGTTTTAAAGGATTTCAAGGGCTTTCCGACCTATTGGGCTCGCAATTTTCTGAGATGATCCGATTGGTTGGCTTAATGTCTTATCTCGGAAATTCCTGGACCTAATCTTGAAAGGTTACTAGACTTCCTAAGCTTTGAAACTGTGGGTGGCCCATTAGATTTGAACCACAATAGGCTAGGCTAGGACTGAAAAAAGCTTGAAACCAAATTTTAATGAAGTGTTGGTGGTAGGTACAATTTGCTTCTCTCTTTTGTCAAGTACTGTTTTGCACATGCTTTTCAACGGTAGCTTGAATATGTGGACG
The sequence above is drawn from the Rhodamnia argentea isolate NSW1041297 chromosome 9, ASM2092103v1, whole genome shotgun sequence genome and encodes:
- the LOC115730269 gene encoding agamous-like MADS-box protein AGL29, whose amino-acid sequence is MGRRKIEIEMVKDSSTRQVTFSKRRTGLFKKASELAILCAVQIAIVVFSPGGKPFSFGHPNVESIVHRFQNREKTPDERRSKDAESCDESTTDDSLNQRLLDLLKRLNTEEKRGEMLEKMVKVKQAAKGQPAVDQLGLPELGELRSSLEDLRRKLKDRMNDMEATFSLLLLAEHRPMN